A region from the Benincasa hispida cultivar B227 chromosome 8, ASM972705v1, whole genome shotgun sequence genome encodes:
- the LOC120082860 gene encoding pentatricopeptide repeat-containing protein At5g64320, mitochondrial, producing the protein MFSSFGKIAKRTKNLSSLEPKIITHIENSFKESFLAGNIGDGSGPTKMNVESELETEWESLLEPFDLTKLRKSRILITPVQLCKLLELPLDVPTLLEIFERVGGQKGYCHTFDVYYVFINKLGEIGEFKVIDKLLMQMKEEGIFFRESIFMIIMKHYGKAGQPGQAIRLLLDMRAVYLCEPTFESYNVVLEILVTGNCPKVATNVFYDMLSKGVSPTVFTFGIVMKAFCMVNEVDSACSLLRDMTKHGCVPNSIVYQTLIHALSQRNQVSEALKLLEEMLVMGCMPDVQTFNDVIHGLCKVNKIHDATKLVDRMLLRGFNPDSMTYGFLLHGLCRIGKLNEARALLNKIPCPNNAIINTLINGYVMSGRLKEAQSLLNETTMNFGFQPDIFTYNILIHGLCKEGSFSFARDLVNEMSRRGCKPNVITYATLVDGLCKAGLLEEARLVLHEMSTRGLTINSVIYNCLICALCRNGKVHVSLNLLSEMSMKGCKPDLFTYNSLIYGLCKVDRIDEAFRLFHNMLLDGAVANNVTYNTLIHALLRRGAFQKALTLVNDMLFRGCTLDKITYNGLIKAFCKAGNVEKGLELYEQMIMDGLSVDTISCNILINGLCKVGKVDNAFEFLRDVINQGFVPDIVTYNSVLNGLCKVGRIKEALNLFDRLQVEGVRPDAFTYNTFISWHCKEGMVNDACLFFYRGVENGFVPSNVTWNVLVYTLVKQSNQENLFSGSEELW; encoded by the coding sequence atgtttagttCTTTTGGAAAAATTGCTAAACGTACCAAAAATCTTAGTTCATTGGAACCTAAGATTATTACTCATATTGAGAACTCTTTCAAAGAAAGCTTTTTAGCTGGGAATATTGGAGATGGTAGTGGTCCAACCAAGATGAATGTTGAATCAGAGCTTGAAACTGAATGGGAGAGTTTACTTGAACCTTTTGATCTCACAAAGCTTAGGAAGTCTCGCATTCTAATTACTCCTGTTCAACTTTGTAAACTGCTTGAGCTTCCACTTGATGTTCCCACATTGTTGGAAATATTTGAACGGGTGGGTGGCCAGAAGGGCTATTGCCATACATTTGATGTATACTATGTGTTTATAAATAAGCTTGGGGAAATTGGGGAGTTCAAGGTTATAGATAAACTGTTAATGCAAATGAAAGAAGAAGGAATTTTTTTTCGAGAGTCCATTTTCATGATAATTATGAAACATTATGGGAAAGCTGGACAACCTGGACAAGCAATTAGATTGCTCCTAGATATGAGGGCTGTCTATTTATGTGAACCAACTTTCGAATCTTATAATGTAGTTTTGGAAATACTTGTGACTGGTAATTGCCCAAAAGTTGCTACAAATGTTTTCTATGACATGTTGAGTAAGGGTGTCTCTCCCACTGTTTTTACTTTTGGCATTGTGATGAAAGCTTTTTGTATGGTTAACGAGGTTGACTCTGCATGCTCACTCCTTAGAGACATGACAAAGCATGGATGTGTACCCAATTCTATAGTTTATCAGACTTTAATACATGCATTATCCCAAAGAAACCAAGTTAGTGAAGCCTTAAAGCTTTTGGAAGAAATGCTGGTTATGGGATGCATGCCTGATGTTCAAACCTTCAATGATGTTATTCATGGCCTCTGCAAAGTAAATAAAATTCATGATGCAACAAAATTGGTCGATCGAATGCTTCTTCGAGGTTTTAACCCTGATAGTATGACATATGGTTTTCTGTTGCATGGACTATGTAGGATTGGAAAACTCAATGAAGCAAGAGCATTATTGAACAAAATCCCTTGTCCAAACAATGCTATCATTAATACTTTAATCAATGGATATGTTATGAGCGGACGACTTAAGGAAGCCCAAAGTTTACTTAATGAGACTACGATGAATTTTGGTTTTCAGCCTGATATTTTTACATACAACATTTTGATCCATGGTCTCTGCAAAGAGGGGAGTTTTAGTTTTGCTCGTGATTTGGTTAATGAGATGTCTAGGAGGGGTTGCAAGCCGAATGTGATCACATATGCAACATTGGTTGATGGGCTTTGTAAAGCAGGGCTTCTTGAAGAAGCTCgacttgttttacatgagatgtCAACAAGGGGATTGACTATAAATTCAGTTATATACAATTGTTTGATATGTGCTCTATGTAGGAACGGGAAGGTTCATGTTTCTTTAAATCTGTTGAGTGAAATGTCCATGAAAGGGTGCAAGCCTGACTTATTTACTTATAATTCTCTAATCTATGGATTGTGCAAGGTTGATAGGATTGATGAGGCCTTCAGGTTGTTTCATAATATGTTATTGGATGGTGCAGTTGCCAACAATGTGACTTACAATACACTGATTCATGCACTTTTAAGGAGGGGTGCATTCCAAAAAGCACTCACACTTGTTAATGATATGTTGTTCAGAGGATGCACCCTTGATAAGATTACTTACAATGGTCTGATAAAAGCATTTTGCAAAGCTGGGAATGTTGAAAAAGGATTGGAATTATATGAGCAAATGATAATGGATGGACTTAGTGTTGATACTATATCGTGTAATATTCTGATCAATGGGCTCTGTAAAGTTGGAAAAGTGGACAACGCATTTGAGTTTCTAAGAGATGTAATCAATCAAGGTTTTGTGCCTGACATAGTCACTTATAACAGTGTTTTAAATGGGCTTTGCAAGGTTGGACGTATCAAGGAAGCTTTAAATCTATTTGATAGATTACAAGTTGAAGGTGTTCGCCCCGATGCTTTTACCTATAACACTTTTATCAGTTGGCACTGCAAAGAAGGCATGGTGAATGAtgcttgtttatttttttatagaggTGTAGAAAATGGTTTTGTACCTAGTAATGTGACTTGGAATGTGCTGGTATATACTTTGGTAAAACAAAGTAACCAGGAGAATTTGTTTTCTGGGTCAGAAGAGTTATGGTGA